In a single window of the Elaeis guineensis isolate ETL-2024a chromosome 4, EG11, whole genome shotgun sequence genome:
- the LOC105042726 gene encoding LOW QUALITY PROTEIN: protein SET DOMAIN GROUP 40 (The sequence of the model RefSeq protein was modified relative to this genomic sequence to represent the inferred CDS: inserted 1 base in 1 codon; substituted 1 base at 1 genomic stop codon), producing the protein MEEEEEGKGMAALLRWAAEMGISDSPTATTPPPSPSSCLGHSLFVSHFPDAGGRGLAAARDLRKGELILRVPRAALLTSERVLKDERLASYVRRQPRLSSTQILTVCLLTEVGKXKGSQWYPYLVQLPHSYNTLANFTNFEIQTLQVEDAIWVSERAVHRAKLDWKEAISLMQEMNLKPQLLTFRSWLWALSTISSRTLHVPWDNAGCLCPVGDLFNYAAPDAESSPDASEDMAEHSNTNSIVTQKHITENSDTEQPECQSQRLTDGGYEEDTTSYCFYARKRYKEGEQVLLSYGTYANLDLLEHYGFLLDDNPNDKAFIQLDTGISTSSTWPVDSLYIQPNGRPSFALLCALRLCATPVNHRRAVGCQVYAGSLLSVENELLVMKWLAKRCHDILEKLPTRIEDDSLLLIVIEKTLYDPSCLKCVDLQCCKEELKSVLEVHGLQMEGIGVSQLPTKVRKSLERWKLAVQXRFGHKKMLISCISYCTNTIERLSSQQCSTKRKNQAHKPG; encoded by the exons atggaggaagaggaggaagggaaggggaTGGCGGCTCTTCTACGATGGGCGGCGGAGATGGGCATCTCCGACTCCCCCACTGCCACGACTCCTCCTCCATCCCCATCCTCTTGTTTGGGCCATTCCCTCTTCGTCTCCCACTTCCCCGACGCCGGTGG GAGGGGTTTGGCCGCTGCCCGCGATCTGAGGAAAGGAGAGCTGATCCTTAGAGTTCCGAGAGCCGCGTTGTTGACGAGCGAAAGGGTATTGAAAGACGAAAGGCTTGCGTCCTATGTCAGAAGACAGCCTCGTCTCTCCTCTACTCAG ATACTGACCGTATGTTTATTGACTGAAGTGGGAA GGAAGGGTTCTCAATGGTATCCATATCTGGTGCAGTTGCCTCATAGTTACAATACACTGGCAAACTTCACAaactttgaaattcaaactttgcAA GTTGAAGATGCTATCTGGGTTTCAGAGAGGGCTGTTCACAGGGCAAAATTGGATTGGAAAGAAGCCATCAGTCTCATGCAGGAAATGAACCTTAAGCCTCAACTTTTGACTTTTAGGTCATGGCTTTGGGCTTTGTCAACT ATATCTTCCCGTACATTACATGTGCCATGGGATAATGCTGGTTGCTTATGCCCTGTTGGTGATTTGTTTAATTATGCTGCACCTGATGCGGAGTCTTCACCTGATGCATCAGAGGACATGGCAGAACACTCAAATACCAATTCTATTGTGACACAGAAGCATATCACTGAGAACTCAGATACTGAGCAGCCTGAATGTCAATCACAAAGGCTAACAGATGGTGGATATGAGGAAGACACCACTTCATATTGCTTTTATGCAAGGAAAAGATACAAAGAAGGAGAGCAG GTTCTTTTAAGTTATGGGACATATGCTAATCTGGATCTTCTGGAGCATTACGGTTTTCTTCTAGATGACAATCCAAATGACAAGGCCTTCATCCAATTGGATACAGGCATATCCACATCCAGTACTTGGCCGGTAGATTCTTTGTACATTCAACCAAATGGAAGACCCTCTTTTGCATTACTCTGTGCTTTACGCTTATGTGCAACGCCGGTGAACCATCGAAGAGCAGTTGGGTGTCAAGTTTATGCAGGATCTTTGCTCTCTGTTGAAAATGAGTTATTGGTCATGAAATGGTTGGCAAAACGTTGCCATGATATTTTGGAAAAATTACCGACTAGGATTGAGGATGATAGCTTATTGTTGATTGTTATAGAGAAAACACTTTACGATCCCTCTTGTCTAAAGTGCGTGGATTTGCAATGTTGCAAAGAAGAGTTAAAAAGCGTCCTTGAAGTGCATGGCCTTCAAATGGAAGGCATTGGTGTTTCCCAATTGCCTACGAAGGTTAGGAAGTCGCTAGAGAGGTGGAAATTGGCAGTTCAGTAGAGATTTGGCCATAAGAAAATGCTCATCAGTTGTATATCTTATTGCACTAATACAATTGAAAGACTTTCTTCTCAGCAATGTTCTACAAAGAGGAAAAATCAGGCTCACAAGCCAGGTTGA